Below is a window of Lacrimispora xylanolytica DNA.
CAGGGTATCGAATTGCGCAAGGCCATGAAGCTGATTTGGTAGTTTCTCAATATATGAAACCCCGATAATAAATTTCAGATGAGATTAATAAAGTTAAAGCAGAGAGTCTTTTAAAACAAAGCTCTCTGTTTTTTCATATGGTGATTTCCTTTTGCTTTTTAGCAATTATGGAATGTTCCGGTAAATTATGATAGAATAATCCATAAGAGAATAGAAACAGGGGAAGTTTTATTCGCTAACATACAAGTACAAAGGAAGAGGTGCATAATGATGAACTATAATGATATTAAGCCAATCATAGAAGAATTGAAAGTAAGGACTAAAAAGGAAGCATTTTCTATTAAAATCTGCAATGATAGGGTGCCAGATTTGCGGGACAGTAAGTTAGGCGGAATTCCGTATTGGGATATAGAAAAAGAATATCCCGTAGATTCCCAGGGAAAGAAGCTCATGTTATTAGCTCAGATAAATCTGGAACAATATGACTTTGGGCAACGGCTGCCTGGTAAAGGTATGCTGCAGTTCTTTACTGGACTTGATGATGTTTTTGGTATGGATTTTGATGAGCAGGACAAACCGGATACGTTTCGAGTAATATATCATGAAACAATAAATGATACCATAACAAAAGAAGCTGTTATGAGCCTTGGAGTTCCAACGAATCTGGAAGAGATTTTAGAGGAATATACACCGGTCACCAAGGAGTATGCCTTGGAGTTTACAAAAAAAGAAGTATACTTAGGGGAATGTGATTACCGGTTTGAACCTTTATTCCGTGAGATTGCGAAAGAAATAGGGATTGACCTCCAGGAAGAAGAAAACCTTTATAATTTAATGGATGATGAAGTATATGAGCAAATGATTGAGGAACTTTCCAATACAGGTCACTGGCTGTTAGGCTATCCATTCTTCACACAGACCGACCCCAGACAGTATAATGAGAAATACAGCTATTACGATACTGTGCTGTTTCAATTGGATTCTGATTATGACAAGGAAAATGGCGACCTGGTGTTATGGGGAGATTGCGGTGTAGGTAATTTCTTTATCAACAGTGAAGATTTAAAGAATAGAAAGTTTGATAAAATTCTTTATAACTGGGATTGTTGTTAAGAAAGAAGAAAACGGTAAATTAGAAAGAGGTTTCTATGAAACACATTGCAATCTTATCGGATACTCATGGTTTGCTGCGAGAGGAAGTCAGGGCTCATTTGTCAGTCGCTGATTGTATCATTCATGCCGGTGATATAGATAATTCCCTCATCTATCATGAGATGGAGCGGCTTGGGGAAATCTATGTAGTTCGTGGTAATAACGATAAGAATTGGGCAGAAAATCTGCCTGAAAGCATTACAGTCACGATAGAAGGCGTATGTTTTTTTATCGTTCATAACAAAAAGGATGTCCCGGAGGACCTGTCAAATATAGATGTGGTGATTTATGGACATTCTCATAAGTATTCTCAGGAAATGATTGATGGTGTGCTGTTCTTAAATCCAGGCAGCTGTGGAAAGCGGCGTTTTGATTTAGAGCTTACCATGTGTGGTATGACAGTAAACGCGGGGCAATATCAGTTTGAAAAGATAAGTATTTCGTATTAAATGATGTTGTTTGAATATTACAGACGTGTATGAAAAAATAGATATAAATGACAGAATGAAAGGAACGATAGAATGGACGGAACCGTAAGAAAAGAGATTAAAATCGGTGACCGGGTGATGGTCGTACAAAAGCAGGACCAGAGAACCGGAAAATTAACAGAAGGTGTAGTACAGAGAATATTAACCAATTCCCCCAATCACCCAAGAGGCATTAAGGTGATGTTAGAAGGGGGAATTGTAGGCAGAGTACAGAGTGGAGTGAATGATAAATAAATACAATTATAAACAGATAAAACAAAGGAATCAGGTTGAATAAATCTTGATTCCTTATTCTATTTATTGAAATATTAAGAAGTAGTGTTTCTCAATAAAAATTGAAATTTATTATTTATTGGCTCATACAAATTGAATAGATTCTATGGTAAAATATTTACAGTTACACTCTTCAAATATCTTATATACGCGATAGCGTAAAATGAAAAACAGAAAGGATTGGTAAACATATGAAATCTACCACTGCATCTGCCTCCGGATTTTTATTAAGGATCGGAGGAAAGCTTCGTAAATGCAAATATCTTTACGATAATGAGCAGTTAATTAAGTACGCAGCAAATCTTTACAAAAAAAATAAAATAGTATAAACAAAGTAAGGAGGGGGGGAAATGCTGCTTAATTTAGCCTTTTGCGATGATGATAAAGCCTTTCTAGCAAAGCTTATACCTGAAGTAGAGACTATATTCAGATGTTTAAAAGTTGAGATCCAAAGTTATTCATTTGAAAAAGGAGATGATTTAATTGCTGCTTTTTCAAAATATCAGCCTTATTATGATGTGATATTTTTAGATATTGATATGCCCTATAAAGATGGAAAAGAGGTTGCGAAAGAATTACGAATACTTGATAAGAGGTTCAAATTAGTTTTTGTTACAGCCTATCAGCGGGAAGCATTGAATACATTTCAATACGATGTCATTGGGTTTTTGCCTAAAATGTCCATGAAAGAACGTTTACCCGAAGTAATTAAAAGAGTTACGAAGCGAATAAGTGAGGACAATCCTCGCATGCAAATATTTAAGGTCATAAAAACAGTGGCGAATAAAGGCGTTATGGATATTAAGGTACCACTGGATGACATTATGTATTTTGAATGTATCAACCGTCAGGTGTACCTATTTACGAAACGTGAGACCTTTAATCTTTACCGCTACCAGTTTTATGAAATTGTTTGTAAATTCACTCCTCTTTACTTCGTGGATATTCATAGAACCTGTCTCGTAAATTTAAAATACATTTTTTCAATTGATGAAACGGAAGTTCGTTTGGACAATGGTATTCGATTACCATTAAGTCGGCGAAAGAGACAAAATATTTTTGATAAATTCTCAGAGATGATAGTTGGAGACCATATGGAATGAATGGCATGTTGAATTTTGTATTCTCTCTAATCGAGTGTATTTTAATTTTCTGGCTAATAGACTGTTCTATGCTTAATCGTTTTTCAGGTGCTATAAAGTTCGGTGCATTTATAATAGTAATTATATTGAATACCACAGTGATACAACATATGCCAGGCTTTCATATTACCTTAAAATTTTTTCTTTATTTTATAATTTCATTAACTTCCACTCACATAATTTATAGAGGGAAACTATTAATGAAAGCATTTTTTATTCTTGTTGCAAATTTTATATTCCTAATCAGTGACATCATAGCTGGCAATATTTCATCGTATGTAAATAAGTTAAATATACAAAATATATTGGAGGTCTTGAATAAATCTATTTCATTTTCCATTTTTGCAAAGCTTCTAAATGTGATTTTTATTTTGCTATGTATCAATATTTTTAAGAGAATACAGTTTAAAATTCCTCAGAAATATGTGATTATTATGGATATTATAGTGTTTCTTTTAATTGTCACCCTGCAATTTATCATGCATATTAGCCCTATTCTACAAAAAGACTCAAATAAATATTCATTATATATTTTGGGAATTTCGCTGGGCCTGATCATAATAAGCGCTTTGATCATATTTTTCTTTGGAGAGATTTGCTACTATTATGAAAAAGAGAAAGAAAATTATAAATTGAGTGCCCGCAACCATATGTTGGAGCAACAACTTTCATATCACGAATCAGCTACTTCTGATTTATCAAAAATAAGACATGATATTAATAATAACCTAATTAATATATCCAGCTTGTTAAAGCAAAATAATATTAATGAATCTGTTACCTATATTCATGCGATTACCGAGGCATTAGAAGGAACTAAAGCCATAGTAAATTGTGGAAATGACATCATAGATTCTATACTGAATTATAAAATTGCAGTTTGCAAACTGCATCATATAGATATTCGGATAGATATCGATCATGTACCAAACCTGTCCGTTAATCCAATTGATTTAACTGCCATTCTTGCAAACATATTGGATAATGCCATTGAAGCACTTGAATTAATGGAAAAAAAAGAGCGTTATATTTCAGTTAAAATATTCTGCTATAAAAACTATTTGTCATTCGTTATAAAAAATCCTTTTTCTCATGAAATTAAAAGGGTGAATGACAGAATTGACACTCATAAGGAGGACAAATCACATCATGGTTATGGGTTAACATCAATAAGATCTTCAGCAGAGAAAAATGGTGGTTCCTTTAAGATATATACTAAAAATAACGTTTTTAGTGCTATTGTCATGCTTCCTATTGAAATATGTCTGGATCATTCTAAAATGAAAAATGAAATATCGGTCTAATAAATATATTCGCAAATAATTGAATACAACCAAAACTGTAAAAACAGGAAGGATAAAAAAACCTTCCTGTTTTTACCATTCGGTATCTCATAGCTACCACTGAGTGCTAAAGCATTGAATTATATGCATAACTGTATTATAGTTTATCTAAATTTAGAGGAGGTGCAAATGTGTTCAACTCTATTTCGGAAGAAATCAGTTTAAGGTTAGTTACGGACCGATTAATTCCAATTGATAAAATGAAATATTATACTTATGGAATCGAGCTGGTGCTGAATAATTTACTTATCTTTCTATCCATTGCTGTGATAAGCATCTTAACCGATAATATAAGGATCAGTTTCGCTTATATTCTAACATATTGCCCAATACGTAATTATGTTGGAGGCTATCATTGCAAAACATACACCAAGTGCTATTTCACAACCTTAATCTTATATATCTTAATGCTTATCTTTGACACATATTTGTTTGACAACAGATTAATTGTTTCTTGTATTTTACTTGTAATTACAATTCCTATGATACTAATCCTAACACCTGTAGATTTTGGCTATGGCCCAATCAGTGATAATGATCGTAAAAAATACCGAAAAAGGAGTACAGTGCTGATTGCACTTGCACTGCTCAGTTTTATTTTCTCAATAGTAACACATCAGCCGAACGTGGCATTTGCAATTTCATGGGGAATGTTTGTTGTATTTCTATTAATGATGCGCTCATTGTTTGAAAAATTATCTAAAGTGAGGTGAGAAAGATGCAAAAAAACTTAATACTTAAGCTAGTGTCCCATATGGCAGAACACGCAATTAAAAAGGCAAATAATACCTATTGCATGTACTGGTCTTATCAGCCAAAGGCTCCGGAAGGCATCAAAGAGTTCAAGCGTAAATAAGGCCTTGGGATTGGCAGAGGGTACGATTTATCCGTCTGCTGATATTACAATTTATATCAAAAATTTTTATTGCAGGTGAAATAATGAAATCGATAAAAGACTATATTATAAAATTGGGTTTTATTTTTAAAGAGATATTTAAAGCAGGTTCAGGTGTATTTTTCCTTTCCATTGGCTCTATGTTTATTACTGGTATCAGCCCAGTTGTGACAATCTATTTAACTGCTAAGTTAATAGAGGAAGTAGGGCAAAATGTGGGGAACGAATCCTCAATTGTGCTCGTAAGATTATTGATTATTCTACTTTCAATGCTTGCATTTATCGTAATATCATTTGCTACGGAGAGTGTAAAAACTATTATATGTGCCATTGCAGGCTTAAAGCTATCACATAATATTGAAAATCTGGTTGCAGATAAGTTTCAGAGTATTAAGCAGGAAAGAATCGATGATCCCGCCTTTCTGGATTTACATTCCAATACATTGACAAAATGCGGTTCAGAACCACTTAATTTAATGGAAGGCCTGTTTGGCATGGTCGCCAGTCTTATCAGTCTTGTGGGGTACGCCGTAATCATCATTCGATTAAACTTACTTGCATTTCTTTTTATAATGGTGTTTACCTTGCCTATTATATTTTATAAAAGAAAATTTCAAGGTATGATGTTTCGGTTTTTCAGTGAGAGGACTATGCAGACAAGGCGCATATGGTATTATCTTTCCTTGATTACCGACCCCATGTATGCGAAAGAAGTTAGGTCCTTTCGGTTATATGATTATTTTAGAAGTAAAAGAAAAGAATCCTTTGATGATTTTATGAAAGGTAACAGCAAGATTGCTGCAAAAGAAATCATAGTATCAATAGTAACTTGCTTTATCTCCATGATAGGAGCAATCCTGGTTGGCATATGGCTTGTAAAGATTGCAATTGCGGGTTATGTAACTGTGTCAGAGTTTTACTTATTTATTACAGCCATAATTACGATTGTAACTAAGCTGATCGGGTTATCCAATCAAATTGCATCTAATAGTAAGAGCATGATGTTTATTAATTATATTTTTGAATTCATGCAGGAAAAAGATACGATAGAAAGCAATCATTTAAAAATCAAGGAAATACCCGTACATATCATTCGCTTTGAAAATGTCAGTTTTAAATACACAGGCTCTGACAATTACGTATTAAAAGATATCAATGTTACGTTTAATACAAAGGAAACGGTATGTTTAGTAGGTGAGAATGGAAGCGGTAAATCAACCTTTGCCAAGCTTTTACTCAAAATTTATAATCCGACACAAGGCAGAATCCTATTAGATGATATTGATTTAAGAGAATATGACATAAATGAACTAAGATTATTTTTTGGAGTTCTGTTTCAAGACTATGTTAAATTCTCGGATAGTGTAAGCAACTGCATTGGGTTTGGGAACATTGATAAAATACAAAGCGATACAGACATACATAAGGCTGCAGAAATAACAGGCGCAAATAAATTCATCGAGAATTATAAAAATAAATATGATACTTATTTAAGTAAAATGTTTTATAACGATGCCATAGAGCCTTCGGGTGGTCAATGGCAGAAAATTGCAATATCCAGAGCTGTATTCTCAGATGCGTCTGTATTAGTTCTGGACGAGCCAACCGCAG
It encodes the following:
- a CDS encoding YwqG family protein — translated: MMNYNDIKPIIEELKVRTKKEAFSIKICNDRVPDLRDSKLGGIPYWDIEKEYPVDSQGKKLMLLAQINLEQYDFGQRLPGKGMLQFFTGLDDVFGMDFDEQDKPDTFRVIYHETINDTITKEAVMSLGVPTNLEEILEEYTPVTKEYALEFTKKEVYLGECDYRFEPLFREIAKEIGIDLQEEENLYNLMDDEVYEQMIEELSNTGHWLLGYPFFTQTDPRQYNEKYSYYDTVLFQLDSDYDKENGDLVLWGDCGVGNFFINSEDLKNRKFDKILYNWDCC
- a CDS encoding metallophosphoesterase family protein, producing MKHIAILSDTHGLLREEVRAHLSVADCIIHAGDIDNSLIYHEMERLGEIYVVRGNNDKNWAENLPESITVTIEGVCFFIVHNKKDVPEDLSNIDVVIYGHSHKYSQEMIDGVLFLNPGSCGKRRFDLELTMCGMTVNAGQYQFEKISISY
- a CDS encoding YwbE family protein, which translates into the protein MDGTVRKEIKIGDRVMVVQKQDQRTGKLTEGVVQRILTNSPNHPRGIKVMLEGGIVGRVQSGVNDK
- a CDS encoding LytR/AlgR family response regulator transcription factor yields the protein MLLNLAFCDDDKAFLAKLIPEVETIFRCLKVEIQSYSFEKGDDLIAAFSKYQPYYDVIFLDIDMPYKDGKEVAKELRILDKRFKLVFVTAYQREALNTFQYDVIGFLPKMSMKERLPEVIKRVTKRISEDNPRMQIFKVIKTVANKGVMDIKVPLDDIMYFECINRQVYLFTKRETFNLYRYQFYEIVCKFTPLYFVDIHRTCLVNLKYIFSIDETEVRLDNGIRLPLSRRKRQNIFDKFSEMIVGDHME
- a CDS encoding sensor histidine kinase, translating into MNGMLNFVFSLIECILIFWLIDCSMLNRFSGAIKFGAFIIVIILNTTVIQHMPGFHITLKFFLYFIISLTSTHIIYRGKLLMKAFFILVANFIFLISDIIAGNISSYVNKLNIQNILEVLNKSISFSIFAKLLNVIFILLCINIFKRIQFKIPQKYVIIMDIIVFLLIVTLQFIMHISPILQKDSNKYSLYILGISLGLIIISALIIFFFGEICYYYEKEKENYKLSARNHMLEQQLSYHESATSDLSKIRHDINNNLINISSLLKQNNINESVTYIHAITEALEGTKAIVNCGNDIIDSILNYKIAVCKLHHIDIRIDIDHVPNLSVNPIDLTAILANILDNAIEALELMEKKERYISVKIFCYKNYLSFVIKNPFSHEIKRVNDRIDTHKEDKSHHGYGLTSIRSSAEKNGGSFKIYTKNNVFSAIVMLPIEICLDHSKMKNEISV
- a CDS encoding accessory gene regulator ArgB-like protein, which gives rise to MKYYTYGIELVLNNLLIFLSIAVISILTDNIRISFAYILTYCPIRNYVGGYHCKTYTKCYFTTLILYILMLIFDTYLFDNRLIVSCILLVITIPMILILTPVDFGYGPISDNDRKKYRKRSTVLIALALLSFIFSIVTHQPNVAFAISWGMFVVFLLMMRSLFEKLSKVR
- a CDS encoding cyclic lactone autoinducer peptide, which translates into the protein MQKNLILKLVSHMAEHAIKKANNTYCMYWSYQPKAPEGIKEFKRK
- a CDS encoding ABC transporter ATP-binding protein, with the translated sequence MKSIKDYIIKLGFIFKEIFKAGSGVFFLSIGSMFITGISPVVTIYLTAKLIEEVGQNVGNESSIVLVRLLIILLSMLAFIVISFATESVKTIICAIAGLKLSHNIENLVADKFQSIKQERIDDPAFLDLHSNTLTKCGSEPLNLMEGLFGMVASLISLVGYAVIIIRLNLLAFLFIMVFTLPIIFYKRKFQGMMFRFFSERTMQTRRIWYYLSLITDPMYAKEVRSFRLYDYFRSKRKESFDDFMKGNSKIAAKEIIVSIVTCFISMIGAILVGIWLVKIAIAGYVTVSEFYLFITAIITIVTKLIGLSNQIASNSKSMMFINYIFEFMQEKDTIESNHLKIKEIPVHIIRFENVSFKYTGSDNYVLKDINVTFNTKETVCLVGENGSGKSTFAKLLLKIYNPTQGRILLDDIDLREYDINELRLFFGVLFQDYVKFSDSVSNCIGFGNIDKIQSDTDIHKAAEITGANKFIENYKNKYDTYLSKMFYNDAIEPSGGQWQKIAISRAVFSDASVLVLDEPTAALDPKAEVKMFDTFKTISNLKATIIISHRMYITKLADKIILLDKGELVEEGSFEQLIDLKKEFYNMYKIQADSYSMKLD